From Acinetobacter lwoffii, a single genomic window includes:
- the hpaI gene encoding 4-hydroxy-2-oxoheptanedioate aldolase, with the protein MQVTNYFKHKLKTQQQIGLWIGLADAYGTEIAANAGYDWLLIDGEHAPSDLRTTLSQLQSIAAYPSQAVVRPPIGSVQLIKQLLDIGAQTLLIPMVETVEQAELMVRAVRYPPEGIRGVGAALARATRWNSIPNYYQTAHEEICLLIQIESVTGLENLDAILQINGIDGVFIGAVDLSATMGYQGDPNHPEVQKAVIDAIQRIRSAGKAAGILSTQHEVTLKYIELGTEFVAVGVDTSVLMNSLRDLLGKYKKDINVINPTSGY; encoded by the coding sequence ATGCAAGTGACCAATTACTTTAAACACAAACTGAAAACCCAGCAGCAAATCGGCTTATGGATTGGATTGGCAGATGCCTATGGCACCGAGATTGCGGCAAATGCAGGTTATGACTGGCTGCTGATTGATGGTGAGCATGCACCCAGTGATTTGAGAACGACTTTGTCGCAACTGCAAAGTATTGCTGCTTATCCCTCGCAAGCAGTGGTACGACCACCCATTGGTAGCGTACAACTGATCAAGCAACTCCTTGATATCGGTGCACAAACGTTGTTGATTCCGATGGTAGAAACCGTGGAACAGGCCGAACTCATGGTCAGGGCAGTCCGTTATCCGCCTGAAGGAATTCGTGGCGTTGGTGCTGCACTGGCACGTGCCACCCGCTGGAACAGCATTCCAAATTATTATCAGACGGCACATGAAGAAATCTGTTTATTAATCCAGATTGAATCGGTCACAGGACTTGAAAATCTGGATGCTATTCTTCAGATCAACGGGATTGATGGCGTGTTTATTGGCGCCGTTGATCTATCTGCCACTATGGGTTATCAAGGTGATCCGAATCATCCTGAAGTACAAAAAGCTGTAATTGATGCAATCCAGCGGATTCGTTCTGCAGGCAAAGCTGCAGGAATTCTGTCAACCCAGCATGAAGTGACGCTAAAATATATCGAACTTGGCACTGAGTTTGTAGCAGTGGGCGTAGATACCAGTGTTTTGATGAATTCCTTGCGTGATCTATTGGGGAAATATAAAAAGGATATCAATGTGATTAATCCGACTAGCGGTTATTAA
- a CDS encoding UDP-2,3-diacylglucosamine diphosphatase codes for MTYLFISDLHLSPDHPRLVRGFLDLLTEYQNQNTQLYILGDWFNAWIGDDYTSPWLDEIVTALKQFTQAGNQVYFQAGNRDFVLGSKFLARFGGQLLPEIDQLIIAGTRFRLEHGDALCTDDISYQRFKKIIRHPWLLGFLRKTPLSFRTRLANRFRQQSHQAQQFKSYEVMDVNPHAVELALQHVDVLIHGHTHRAAIHELGQKRRIVLGDWKEDSAEILEIQEDQSFDTLKLKKWRY; via the coding sequence GTGACCTATCTGTTTATCTCAGATTTACATTTGTCACCTGATCACCCTCGACTTGTTCGGGGGTTTTTAGATTTATTAACTGAATATCAAAATCAAAATACCCAATTGTATATTCTGGGTGACTGGTTCAATGCCTGGATTGGTGATGACTATACCTCTCCATGGCTGGACGAAATTGTCACTGCATTAAAACAGTTTACTCAGGCTGGGAATCAAGTCTATTTTCAGGCCGGCAACCGGGATTTTGTCTTGGGAAGCAAATTTTTAGCTCGATTTGGCGGACAGCTTCTTCCCGAAATCGATCAGCTGATTATTGCCGGAACACGTTTTCGCCTGGAACATGGCGATGCACTATGCACCGATGATATTTCTTATCAGCGTTTTAAAAAGATTATTCGTCATCCCTGGCTACTGGGCTTCTTAAGAAAAACCCCGCTTTCATTTCGAACCAGACTGGCCAACCGCTTTCGTCAGCAAAGCCATCAGGCACAACAGTTTAAAAGCTATGAAGTGATGGATGTCAACCCGCATGCAGTTGAGCTGGCATTACAGCATGTAGATGTACTGATCCATGGTCATACGCATCGCGCAGCCATTCATGAACTGGGTCAAAAGAGAAGAATTGTGCTGGGCGACTGGAAAGAAGACAGCGCAGAGATTCTGGAAATTCAGGAAGATCAGAGTTTTGATACCCTGAAACTAAAAAAGTGGCGATATTAA
- a CDS encoding peptidylprolyl isomerase codes for MSFPQVELNTNKGRIVLELNAEKAPKTVANFLEYVRDGFYDGVIFHRVIDGFMIQGGGMDENFKEKATRDAIENEADNGLTNDEGTIAMARTQAPHSASAQFFINVKNNSFLNHSGKTAQGWGYAVFGKVVEGIDVVNEIKNVRTGNRGYHADVPLENVVIESAKIISE; via the coding sequence ATGAGTTTTCCTCAAGTCGAATTAAACACCAATAAAGGTCGTATTGTTCTAGAACTCAATGCTGAAAAAGCACCTAAAACCGTAGCTAACTTTTTAGAATACGTACGTGACGGTTTTTATGACGGCGTAATTTTCCACCGTGTTATTGATGGTTTCATGATCCAAGGCGGCGGCATGGATGAAAACTTCAAAGAAAAAGCAACACGTGATGCAATCGAAAACGAAGCAGACAACGGCTTGACCAATGACGAAGGTACGATTGCAATGGCGCGTACTCAAGCACCGCATTCTGCTTCTGCTCAGTTCTTCATTAACGTGAAAAACAACTCATTCCTTAACCACTCTGGTAAAACTGCTCAAGGTTGGGGTTATGCCGTATTTGGTAAAGTCGTTGAAGGTATAGACGTTGTGAACGAAATCAAAAACGTACGTACTGGCAACCGTGGCTACCACGCTGACGTTCCTCTAGAAAACGTAGTAATCGAATCTGCAAAAATCATTTCTGAATAA
- a CDS encoding glutamine--tRNA ligase/YqeY domain fusion protein, with amino-acid sequence MKPNDVVTSLPENPTQKNNAVDSVQQQEQQPGLDFVRQVITDDLAAGRTQQVVTRFPPEPNGYLHIGHVKAICLNFGIAEEFKGVCNLRFDDTNPDAEEQEYVDGIANDVKWLGFQWEGEPRYASSYFDQLYTWAVQLIEQGDAYVDLQSPEEIRLNRGNFVEPGKNSPQRDATVAENLERFEKMRSGEYAEGQAVLRAKIDMTSPNVHMRDPILYRILHSEHHQTGDKWKIYPMYDYAHPLSDAIEGITHSLCTLEFQDHRPFYDWVVAKVKSPSVPRQYESSRLNVDYTITSKRKLRKLVEGGHVNGWDDPRMPTVVGMRRRGFTPEGLRDFCQRVGVSKVDGSIVDVAMLEYCIRQSLENTAARGMAVLNPLKVTLTNLPADMDLTHSRHPNVDMGERVIPLTTELYIDRKDFEEEPPKGFKRLIPGGEVRLRHAYVIKCDEVIKDENGEVVELKCSIDPETLGKNPEGRKVKGVIHWVSATKGVPAEVRIYDRLFTESDPEVGDDFLANLNPESLKVVQAVIEPPLAQAQPEDRFQFEREGYFVADQYDHSSEKPVFNRILDLKDSFKPGK; translated from the coding sequence ATGAAGCCAAATGATGTTGTGACATCTCTGCCCGAGAACCCGACCCAGAAGAACAATGCAGTCGATTCAGTGCAGCAGCAAGAACAACAACCAGGCTTGGACTTTGTACGTCAGGTCATTACTGATGATTTAGCCGCTGGTCGTACTCAACAGGTGGTGACGCGTTTTCCGCCTGAGCCGAATGGCTATTTACATATTGGCCATGTGAAAGCAATTTGCTTGAACTTCGGTATTGCTGAAGAATTTAAAGGTGTGTGTAACCTGCGTTTTGACGATACCAACCCGGATGCCGAAGAGCAGGAATATGTGGATGGTATTGCCAATGATGTGAAATGGCTGGGTTTCCAATGGGAAGGCGAGCCGCGTTATGCATCAAGCTATTTCGATCAACTTTATACCTGGGCAGTTCAGCTGATTGAGCAGGGCGATGCCTATGTGGATTTGCAAAGCCCTGAAGAGATCCGTTTGAACCGCGGTAATTTCGTTGAGCCAGGCAAAAACTCGCCACAACGCGATGCAACGGTTGCAGAAAACCTGGAGCGTTTTGAAAAAATGCGCAGCGGTGAATATGCAGAAGGTCAGGCTGTATTACGTGCCAAGATCGATATGACTTCACCGAACGTGCATATGCGTGATCCGATTCTGTATCGTATCCTGCATTCTGAACACCATCAGACTGGCGATAAATGGAAAATTTATCCAATGTATGACTATGCGCATCCACTTTCTGATGCGATTGAAGGCATTACGCATTCACTCTGTACCCTGGAATTCCAGGATCACCGTCCGTTCTATGACTGGGTGGTGGCAAAAGTTAAATCACCATCCGTGCCACGTCAGTATGAATCGAGCCGTTTGAATGTGGACTATACCATCACCTCAAAACGCAAATTGCGTAAGCTGGTTGAAGGTGGTCATGTAAATGGTTGGGATGATCCACGTATGCCAACTGTAGTGGGTATGCGTCGTCGTGGTTTCACACCTGAAGGTCTACGTGATTTCTGTCAACGTGTCGGTGTGTCGAAGGTTGATGGCAGTATCGTCGATGTAGCCATGCTGGAATACTGTATTCGCCAGTCTCTGGAAAATACCGCAGCTCGTGGTATGGCGGTGTTAAATCCATTAAAAGTGACTTTAACCAACTTGCCAGCCGATATGGACCTGACCCATTCACGTCATCCGAATGTCGATATGGGCGAGCGCGTTATTCCATTGACGACTGAGCTGTATATTGACCGTAAAGACTTTGAAGAAGAGCCACCAAAAGGCTTTAAACGTTTGATTCCAGGTGGTGAAGTCCGTTTACGTCATGCCTATGTGATCAAATGCGACGAAGTCATTAAAGATGAAAATGGCGAAGTGGTTGAGCTGAAATGTTCGATTGATCCTGAAACTTTGGGTAAAAATCCTGAAGGTCGTAAGGTCAAAGGTGTGATTCACTGGGTATCTGCGACAAAAGGCGTTCCTGCAGAAGTGCGTATTTACGACCGTCTGTTTACGGAGTCTGATCCAGAAGTGGGTGATGACTTCTTGGCAAACCTGAACCCTGAATCATTGAAGGTGGTTCAGGCCGTGATTGAGCCTCCATTAGCGCAAGCTCAGCCGGAGGATCGTTTCCAGTTTGAGCGTGAAGGTTATTTCGTGGCAGATCAATATGATCATTCCAGCGAAAAACCGGTATTTAACCGTATTCTGGATCTTAAGGACAGCTTTAAACCAGGCAAATAA
- a CDS encoding bestrophin family protein encodes MIVRDKNNSLGLLFAWQGTILPKVLPALILVVFISALLVYLSQAHFVSLPAVPAIGFTIFGVILSIFLSFRNTACYDRWWEGRKLWGALIATTRHLCRDSHVLDDQTREVLLYRMMLFTHLLRDRLRQQTPSIQTYQATTGFEPKSFEQLPMQINPSQWVLEQMQIELVQQYQQGKISDIIYNNLNQHTVALGDIQAGCDRILSTPLPFSYSVLLHRAVYSFCFILPFSLQANLGLWTPILVGLIAYMLLGLDELSAELEEPFGLQDNDLPLDSIVRLVERETLSSLGKALPEAIQARKGYLT; translated from the coding sequence ATGATTGTGCGTGATAAGAATAATAGTTTGGGTTTACTGTTTGCCTGGCAGGGAACGATTCTGCCCAAGGTACTGCCAGCATTAATCTTGGTGGTTTTTATTTCAGCTTTGCTGGTGTATTTGAGTCAGGCGCATTTCGTCAGCCTTCCTGCTGTTCCGGCAATTGGCTTTACCATTTTTGGTGTCATTCTCTCGATTTTTTTAAGTTTTAGAAATACAGCCTGCTATGATCGCTGGTGGGAAGGGCGCAAACTTTGGGGCGCGCTGATTGCCACCACGCGTCATTTATGCCGTGATAGCCACGTTCTGGACGATCAAACCCGTGAAGTCTTATTGTACCGCATGATGTTGTTTACCCATCTATTACGTGACCGGTTGAGACAGCAAACGCCCAGTATTCAGACTTATCAAGCCACTACCGGTTTTGAACCCAAGTCATTCGAGCAATTGCCGATGCAAATCAATCCATCACAATGGGTGCTAGAACAGATGCAAATAGAGCTGGTACAACAGTATCAGCAGGGCAAGATCAGCGATATTATTTATAACAACCTGAATCAGCACACTGTGGCTTTGGGAGATATTCAGGCCGGTTGTGACCGGATTTTGTCAACGCCATTACCATTTTCTTATTCGGTATTGTTACATCGTGCGGTTTATTCTTTTTGCTTTATCCTGCCTTTCAGTTTGCAGGCGAATTTAGGCCTGTGGACGCCGATTCTGGTCGGGTTGATTGCTTATATGCTACTCGGGCTCGATGAGCTCAGTGCGGAGCTGGAAGAACCCTTTGGCTTGCAGGATAACGATCTACCGCTAGATTCAATTGTACGGCTGGTAGAGCGGGAAACCCTAAGCTCTTTAGGTAAAGCACTACCCGAGGCAATTCAAGCCAGAAAAGGCTATTTGACTTGA
- a CDS encoding lecithin retinol acyltransferase family protein produces the protein MQQTKRFPIGAHLMVKHFGYTHHGIYAGRGRVIHYSGFAHLFKKRPIEITSIEKFSHGKPIHMQHYDSAKYKGRKVVRRMRSRMHENNYHLIINNCEHLCTWAITGMESSPQVIYMMNRLTTIGYISSMMSFMNSMFLTLTTTSFALALYIKKKLRDKANLRLQQYRELQDQAKTKVSDLTNLKHR, from the coding sequence ATGCAACAGACTAAACGGTTTCCCATAGGCGCACATCTTATGGTTAAACATTTCGGTTATACCCATCATGGGATTTACGCCGGACGTGGTCGTGTCATTCATTATTCCGGCTTTGCGCATTTATTCAAGAAACGCCCCATTGAAATCACCTCGATTGAAAAATTCAGTCATGGCAAACCGATTCATATGCAGCATTATGACTCGGCAAAATATAAAGGTCGTAAAGTGGTGCGCCGCATGCGGTCCAGAATGCATGAAAATAACTATCATCTGATTATTAATAATTGCGAGCATTTGTGTACTTGGGCCATTACCGGCATGGAAAGTAGTCCGCAAGTAATTTACATGATGAATCGCCTGACGACGATTGGTTATATCAGCTCGATGATGAGTTTTATGAACAGCATGTTCCTGACCCTGACCACGACCAGTTTCGCATTGGCGCTGTACATCAAGAAAAAACTCAGAGATAAAGCCAATCTGCGTTTGCAACAATACCGTGAATTGCAAGATCAGGCTAAAACCAAAGTGTCAGACCTGACCAATCTTAAACATCGTTAA
- the trmA gene encoding tRNA (uridine(54)-C5)-methyltransferase TrmA, with product MTSSYQQQLEAKIERISAQFAEYQPPALEVFQSPEKYFRMRAEFRIWHTEDDLFYAMFERDENNNKKVIRIDEFPIADRSINDLMPQLLAAFKADANLGHRLFEVHFLATLSGQVLVSLIYHRKLDESWEPAAKALAEKLNIKLIGRSRGQKFVLTDEYVVEELSVFDRRYKYKQIESSFTQPNAQVCQKMLEWACDAAEQSDKDLLELYCGNGNFTLPLSTKFRRVLATELAKSSVYAAEWNIEQNQIENIQVARLSAEEFTQAYNGERVFRRLQEAQIDISTYDFDTVFVDPPRAGIDDETLKLLQCFQHIIYISCNPDTLYDNLKQLSQTHKISKFAMFDQFPYTHHVETGVLLEKV from the coding sequence ATGACTTCATCTTATCAGCAACAACTTGAAGCCAAAATTGAACGCATCAGCGCTCAGTTTGCCGAATATCAACCACCTGCTTTAGAAGTATTCCAGTCTCCTGAAAAATATTTCCGCATGCGTGCTGAATTCCGGATCTGGCATACTGAAGATGATCTGTTTTATGCCATGTTTGAACGTGACGAGAACAACAATAAAAAAGTGATTCGGATTGATGAGTTTCCAATTGCAGACCGCAGTATTAATGACTTGATGCCGCAACTACTGGCAGCATTCAAGGCAGATGCCAATCTGGGTCATCGTTTATTTGAAGTCCATTTTCTGGCGACTTTAAGTGGTCAGGTTCTGGTATCCCTGATTTATCACCGCAAGCTGGATGAAAGCTGGGAACCTGCCGCGAAAGCCCTGGCGGAAAAGCTGAATATCAAACTGATTGGCCGCAGCCGTGGCCAGAAATTCGTCCTGACTGATGAATATGTGGTGGAAGAACTGTCTGTTTTTGATCGTCGCTATAAATATAAGCAGATCGAAAGCAGCTTTACCCAGCCGAATGCACAAGTCTGCCAAAAAATGCTGGAATGGGCATGTGATGCAGCGGAACAATCAGATAAAGATTTGCTGGAACTCTATTGTGGCAATGGCAACTTCACCCTACCGCTTTCGACCAAATTCCGCCGTGTTTTGGCCACTGAATTAGCCAAATCTTCAGTCTATGCAGCTGAGTGGAATATTGAGCAAAACCAGATTGAAAATATTCAGGTGGCGCGTCTGTCTGCTGAAGAATTCACTCAAGCGTATAATGGCGAACGTGTTTTCCGTCGCTTACAGGAAGCACAAATTGATATTTCGACTTATGATTTTGATACGGTATTTGTCGATCCACCGCGTGCTGGTATTGATGATGAAACGCTGAAACTGTTACAGTGTTTCCAGCATATTATTTACATTTCTTGTAATCCAGATACTTTATATGACAATCTGAAACAGTTGTCTCAAACGCATAAAATCAGCAAGTTCGCCATGTTTGATCAATTCCCGTATACGCACCATGTTGAGACAGGTGTCTTATTGGAAAAAGTATAA
- the putA gene encoding trifunctional transcriptional regulator/proline dehydrogenase/L-glutamate gamma-semialdehyde dehydrogenase encodes MPTTLRPDSILDSAQHSNYIAEFKHKNQYEERINTAWRRAETECVEELLAHSEISSEMSDKIQALAFDLAHSLRERKSSTGKAGIVQGLLQEFSLSSQEGIALMCLAEALLRIPDKATRDLLIRDKINQGNWKEHLGQSQLMFVNAAAWGLMLTGKLMETPQQKSLSSLLTGLLARSGRGIIRKAVDVAMRMMGEQFVTGETIDEALKNAEPLEEKGFRYSYDMLGEAALTDPDAERYYQDYQQAIHAIGQASQDKDVYDGPGISIKLSALHPRYQRSQMDRVHDELYAKVLKLAVLSKQYNIGLNIDAEESDRLEISLELLERLCFEPQLQDWKGIGFVIQAYQKRCFYVVDYIIDLAKRSQKRLMIRLVKGAYWDSEIKKAQIDGMSDYPVFTRKVHTDLSYIACARKLLAEPDYIYPQFATHNAQTVATIYQLAQPEQYYAGQYEFQCLHGMGEPLYENVVGDPSKNKLGVPCRIYAPVGNHETLLAYLVRRLLENGANTSFVNRIADKTLKIEDLIENSQQTILKASKQEGVMGAKHPHIPYPQDLYADARMNSSGLDLANDAELSVLNEVASSLATTQFQAAAMGTAFSSVDTTHAVPVINPAQHQDVVGTVYEATSEQAEIALTQAVNPQSVWANLSKNERAACLNKAAELMEQRLLPLMVLLSREAGKTYANAIAEVREAVDFLRYYAAQVLDLSDNVQIQPLGTVLCISPWNFPLAIFTGQISAALVAGNTVIAKPAEQTPLIAAQAVQILWEAGIPQDVLQLLPGRGETIGAQLSADPRIQGIMFTGSTEVAQILQKTVAERINQFGESVTLIAETGGQNAMIVDSSALTEQVVLDVVSSAYDSAGQRCSALRVLCVQEDNLEAVRNMLKGAMQQLRVGNPVLLKTDIGPVIDAEAQQNIQKHIEQMRSKGHTVHQLMFNQDQTELTPGTFIAPTLIELPNLDDLEREVFGPVLHLISYKYGELEQLLDQINSKGYGLTMGLHTRIDETMQTVIARAEVGNLYINRNIVGAVVGVQPFGGEGLSGTGPKAGGPLYIYRLMHQVSEKKLAQPYAVQAGPALVENKLVQEFKVWVAKTFPTLSLKAPMQIATGQSFSLQGPTGEENQYLILPRESVLSLAHTEQDQIQQILAILSVGSRPAFLADNTFILKYLPTMPAAISKQFKVVRDIETGAFDAVLHHGDSSELIDFQKRIAGRKGAIIGITHLSSGNYDIPVERFVIERAISINTAAAGGNASLMTMDNL; translated from the coding sequence ATGCCAACCACTCTCCGCCCAGATTCAATTTTAGATTCAGCCCAGCATTCGAATTATATTGCTGAATTTAAACACAAAAACCAATACGAAGAACGTATTAATACGGCATGGCGTCGTGCTGAAACTGAATGCGTCGAAGAGTTATTGGCCCATAGTGAAATTTCTTCCGAAATGAGTGACAAGATTCAGGCGCTTGCCTTTGATCTCGCACATTCCTTACGTGAACGCAAAAGTTCCACTGGGAAAGCCGGTATTGTCCAAGGCTTATTGCAGGAATTTTCTTTATCCTCTCAGGAAGGCATTGCCCTGATGTGTCTGGCAGAAGCCTTGCTGCGGATTCCGGACAAAGCCACACGTGACCTGCTGATTCGAGACAAAATCAATCAAGGTAACTGGAAAGAACATTTGGGTCAGAGCCAGCTAATGTTTGTGAATGCGGCAGCCTGGGGACTGATGCTGACTGGCAAGCTGATGGAAACCCCGCAGCAAAAGAGCCTGTCTAGCTTGTTGACTGGTCTTTTGGCACGCAGTGGCCGCGGGATTATCCGTAAGGCCGTCGATGTTGCCATGCGCATGATGGGCGAGCAGTTTGTTACGGGTGAAACCATTGATGAAGCACTGAAAAATGCGGAGCCGCTGGAAGAAAAAGGCTTTCGCTATTCCTATGACATGCTGGGTGAAGCAGCACTGACCGATCCGGATGCTGAACGTTATTATCAGGATTATCAGCAAGCCATTCATGCCATTGGTCAAGCATCACAGGATAAAGATGTTTATGACGGGCCTGGCATTTCTATCAAACTCTCTGCGCTGCACCCCCGTTATCAGCGTTCGCAAATGGATCGCGTGCATGATGAGCTCTATGCAAAAGTACTGAAACTCGCGGTCTTGTCCAAGCAATACAATATTGGTTTAAATATCGATGCTGAAGAAAGTGATCGCCTTGAGATTTCACTGGAACTGTTAGAACGCCTGTGTTTTGAACCACAATTGCAGGACTGGAAAGGCATTGGCTTTGTGATTCAAGCCTATCAAAAACGCTGCTTCTATGTCGTGGATTACATCATTGATCTGGCGAAGCGCAGCCAGAAACGCTTGATGATTCGTCTAGTCAAAGGCGCATATTGGGACAGCGAAATCAAGAAAGCCCAAATTGATGGAATGTCGGATTATCCAGTATTTACCCGTAAGGTACATACCGATCTGTCTTATATCGCCTGTGCGCGTAAGCTGCTAGCTGAACCGGATTACATCTACCCGCAATTTGCCACTCACAATGCACAAACGGTAGCGACGATCTATCAACTGGCGCAACCCGAGCAATACTATGCCGGCCAATATGAGTTTCAATGTCTGCATGGCATGGGCGAACCGCTATATGAAAATGTCGTGGGCGACCCATCGAAAAATAAACTGGGTGTACCCTGCCGGATCTATGCGCCAGTCGGCAATCATGAAACCTTATTGGCTTATCTGGTGCGCCGTTTACTGGAAAATGGTGCTAATACGTCCTTCGTCAATCGTATTGCCGACAAGACCTTGAAAATTGAAGATTTAATTGAAAATTCTCAGCAAACCATTTTAAAGGCGTCAAAACAGGAAGGCGTGATGGGTGCCAAGCATCCTCATATTCCCTATCCGCAAGATCTTTATGCCGATGCACGCATGAACTCTTCAGGACTCGATTTGGCCAATGATGCTGAACTTAGTGTTTTAAATGAGGTTGCATCCAGTCTGGCGACAACCCAATTCCAGGCAGCAGCCATGGGAACAGCATTTAGCAGCGTGGATACAACCCATGCAGTTCCCGTAATCAATCCGGCGCAGCATCAGGATGTGGTCGGCACAGTCTATGAAGCAACTTCTGAACAGGCCGAAATTGCATTGACTCAAGCCGTCAATCCACAAAGTGTCTGGGCTAATCTGTCAAAAAATGAGCGTGCTGCCTGCCTGAATAAAGCCGCAGAACTGATGGAACAGCGTTTGCTTCCGCTCATGGTTCTTCTTTCTCGCGAAGCAGGTAAAACCTATGCCAATGCGATTGCCGAAGTACGTGAGGCGGTAGATTTCTTGCGTTACTATGCAGCTCAAGTTTTGGATCTCAGTGACAATGTACAGATCCAGCCTTTAGGCACCGTGCTGTGTATCAGTCCATGGAACTTCCCGCTGGCGATTTTTACCGGTCAGATTTCAGCAGCGCTGGTCGCTGGCAATACCGTGATTGCCAAACCGGCTGAACAAACACCGCTCATTGCAGCACAAGCCGTACAGATTTTATGGGAAGCCGGCATTCCGCAGGATGTGTTACAGCTATTGCCGGGCCGTGGTGAAACCATTGGTGCACAGCTCAGTGCAGATCCACGTATTCAGGGCATCATGTTTACCGGTTCCACCGAGGTCGCCCAAATTCTACAAAAAACCGTGGCAGAACGAATAAACCAGTTTGGAGAAAGCGTCACCCTAATTGCTGAAACTGGTGGTCAAAATGCCATGATTGTGGATTCATCTGCATTGACTGAACAGGTGGTGTTGGATGTTGTGAGCTCTGCCTATGACAGTGCCGGTCAGCGCTGTTCTGCCCTGCGTGTCCTTTGTGTGCAAGAGGATAATCTGGAGGCTGTTCGCAACATGCTCAAAGGTGCCATGCAACAGTTGCGCGTTGGCAATCCGGTCTTGCTGAAAACCGATATTGGTCCAGTGATTGATGCAGAAGCCCAGCAAAATATCCAAAAGCATATTGAGCAGATGCGCAGCAAAGGTCATACAGTTCATCAGTTGATGTTTAATCAGGACCAGACTGAATTAACTCCAGGAACATTCATTGCACCAACCCTGATTGAACTGCCAAATCTGGATGATCTGGAACGTGAAGTGTTTGGCCCGGTACTGCATCTGATCAGCTATAAATATGGCGAACTGGAACAGTTGTTAGATCAGATCAATAGCAAGGGTTATGGCCTGACCATGGGCTTGCACACGCGTATTGATGAAACCATGCAAACCGTGATTGCACGAGCGGAAGTCGGCAACCTGTATATCAACCGCAATATCGTTGGTGCGGTCGTGGGCGTCCAGCCCTTTGGTGGCGAAGGTCTGTCTGGCACCGGCCCGAAAGCAGGTGGCCCGTTGTATATCTACCGTTTAATGCATCAAGTATCCGAGAAAAAACTGGCGCAGCCTTATGCAGTTCAAGCGGGTCCAGCACTTGTTGAAAATAAACTTGTTCAGGAGTTTAAAGTCTGGGTAGCTAAAACTTTCCCAACTTTATCTTTAAAAGCACCTATGCAAATTGCGACTGGTCAAAGCTTTAGCCTGCAAGGTCCAACCGGTGAGGAAAATCAGTACCTAATCTTGCCACGAGAAAGTGTTCTATCTTTGGCACACACGGAGCAAGACCAGATTCAGCAAATTCTGGCAATTTTATCGGTCGGCAGTCGTCCTGCATTCCTAGCTGACAATACTTTTATTCTGAAATATTTACCAACCATGCCAGCCGCGATCAGCAAGCAATTTAAAGTGGTCCGGGATATTGAAACAGGCGCGTTTGATGCCGTCCTGCATCATGGTGATTCTTCTGAACTGATTGATTTTCAAAAACGCATTGCAGGCCGAAAAGGTGCAATTATTGGTATCACCCATTTAAGTTCGGGCAACTATGATATTCCGGTCGAGCGATTTGTGATTGAACGCGCCATCAGTATCAATACGGCGGCGGCAGGCGGAAATGCCAGCTTGATGACGATGGATAATCTCTAA
- a CDS encoding Lrp/AsnC ligand binding domain-containing protein yields MPSPYLNLDRIDIRILGLLQSDAKLSNIKLAELVNLSPTAALARVQKLTREGFIVGYEARLNPVMLNNGFVVFVEILLDKTTPNVLDEFSHAVRQIPEIIECHMISGGFDFVVKIRCANMDEFRKISGQILWQLPGIKETRSYPVMEVIKESQQIHLKMPGKAK; encoded by the coding sequence ATGCCAAGTCCTTATTTGAACCTTGACCGTATAGATATTCGTATACTGGGTTTATTGCAATCCGATGCCAAGCTGTCCAATATCAAACTGGCTGAACTGGTCAATCTGTCGCCTACGGCAGCCTTGGCGCGTGTACAAAAGCTGACCCGGGAAGGTTTTATTGTGGGCTATGAAGCGCGCCTCAATCCAGTCATGTTGAATAATGGTTTTGTGGTCTTTGTTGAAATTTTATTGGATAAAACCACACCGAATGTTTTAGATGAATTTTCCCATGCTGTGCGGCAGATTCCTGAAATTATCGAATGTCACATGATCAGTGGCGGTTTTGATTTTGTGGTAAAAATCCGATGTGCCAATATGGATGAGTTCCGGAAAATCTCTGGTCAGATCTTGTGGCAATTGCCCGGAATTAAAGAAACGCGCAGTTATCCGGTGATGGAAGTGATTAAAGAAAGTCAGCAGATCCATCTGAAAATGCCGGGAAAAGCCAAATAA